A single window of Dendropsophus ebraccatus isolate aDenEbr1 chromosome 5, aDenEbr1.pat, whole genome shotgun sequence DNA harbors:
- the CD63 gene encoding CD63 antigen yields MAVEGGMKCVKYLIFIFNFLFWICGCALIGLGIYVLIQMQNPHLFKNASSGAPIVIIAVGVVIFFISFFGCCGAAKENYCMVTTFAVLLVLIFLVEIAAAIAGYVYRNQIQNAFTDTLMDDIKNYNSSQISRDTINNLQRDFKCCGVKNYTDWYDYEPFKSRHEVPSSCCIVNATDCGKDISKIYTDPCVSKIESWIKSSIGIIAGVALGIAFFEVLGIIFACCLMRGIRSGYEVM; encoded by the exons ATATGTGGTTGTGCTCTCATAGGACTGGGAATCTATGTCTTGATCCAAATGCAGAACCCCCACTTATTTAAGAATGCCTCATCCGGTGCCCCAATTGTCATTATTGCAGTGGGGGTCGTCATTTTCTTCATCTCCTTCTTCGGCTGCTGCGGGGCTGCAAAAGAAAACTACTGCATGGTCACCACG TTTGCCGTTCTCCTGGTTCTGATATTCCTGGTAGAAATAGCAGCTGCAATCGCTGGATATGTTTACAGGAATCAG ATACAGAACGCATTCACAGACACTCTCATGGATGATATTAAAAACTACAACAGCTCGCAAATATCAAGGGATACGATCAATAATCTGCAGAGAGAT TTCAAATGCTGTGGTGTTAAAAATTACACAGACTGGTATGACTATGAACCTTTCAAATCCCGACATGAAGTGCCTTCTTCCTGCTGTATTGTAAACGCTACAGACTGTGGCAAGGACATTTCCAAAATTTACACGGAT cCTTGTGTGTCTAAAATAGAAagctggattaaaagcagcattgGAATCATAGCTGGAGTTGCTTTGGGTATTGCATTCTTTGAG GTCTTGGGAATTATCTTTGCCTGCTGTTTAATGAGGGGAATCCGAAGCGGATATGAAGTCATGTGA